Genomic segment of Oscarella lobularis chromosome 13, ooOscLobu1.1, whole genome shotgun sequence:
TCGAgttcctccttctcttcctccagCTTCTCCTTAGCCGGACGCCTAAAGAATCCCcgctagaaaagaaaagaaacagaaggacgctagagaaagagaagaaaatctaaaaacGACTCACCCAAACCATCAGAGCAATGACAAGCACCAAGAAGAGCAAGCTCAAAACGACTACAACCGGAATGACCCATGgttctctctcctcttcctccaccGTCTTTTCGGCACTGATAATTTCGGTAGTCACCTAAGAATAAGAAAGGAAACCGTGAAACGAcagggagaaaaaaagggaGTCAAAGTTCGCACTATCATCCTCTTGGGCAAAGTCTTTGGTCCAGTAGTATCGAATGGCACGGGATCCGAAGCGCTATCGAAATTAATAACAGCAACGGAAGACAAATTCAGCAGAAATATCCTATCCTAAAAAGCGAGCAATCGCAACTAAACCCTGACGTCTCTTCCCATCACGAAATATTACCTGAAGAAGAGTGTTCTCGAAGAGACGCGTTCGCAGTCtgatttcgactttttctccCGAACTCAATCCGCTGACTTTGCATTGAAACGTCGCGCAAGCGGTCTCATAGACACCATCGGCTCCGCactgacgagaaaaaaaaaagagaagaagagaattcgacgtatgacgtcacacttcGGCATGGTTCACCTGATCCGCTTCCCTTCTTCCGCGAGAACTCGCTTTCACCGTGGGAATAAGACCGCGATTACTGGACGGCGTCGGTTCCTTAAGCTGCACACAAAGAAACACGATCCCATATAATAGCATAAATATATCGATTCGCCCTAGTTATGCGTACGTCGCCCGCGTTGAGGAGACTCAGCTCTTCGGCGTTGCACTGTGCAGGCCCGTTGACCTATACAAGACCCCCACGTCATATTGAGGTGAGactttgtgtgtgtgtgtcaAAAGTCCTCcttacgtcgacgtccgtAAGATACAATAGATAACGATTGTCCGTCGTTTTCTGCGGCCACGTaatcgaaacgatcgtcTCCGGAATAGGCGAAGGACCTCGGTTTCGCACCTAGAGTGACATCGTCTTATTAtcaataatatatatatatatatatatcagCGAGCCCCTTACGAAATAGGAAATGTTGACTTGTCGTCCGGCGTCCTCGATCGTTTTAGGTGCTGTTAGTCCAGAACCGAACGGATCAGCGGGATCTATGGGCACTTGAGACGGTTTCGACGTTCTAGAGAAACGTTTGGAAATACGAATGAACTAGACGTTATTTCATCTTACCCTTGAAGGCCAAAATCTGCTCTTTTGGTAATTTGAATAGGAGGCGTTACCACCACGGTGTTGTCGCCTAAAGTCGTATTCTTTTCCGGATTGGTGCTGGAGAAAAGACCGGGTCGTCGAACCCCCCTCCCTTCTTTTATGAAATTATTAACCCTTCGCGTACCTTTGAGCTTCGACGGTGAAACTaaattcgttcgtcgtcaatgaCAAGCCAGCGAGCAGTAGAACAAAAGTGAGATCGGCCTATAGTGTAATAATACAGTAAGTACATTATATGTTtcgcttttaattaaactcacTTCCTGATTAGTGTGCAGCGGATTTCCAATGTCGCACGTATATTTAATCATGTTATTGTCTCTCGTTTCATTGGAACACACAATCAGATTAGTCTGCAGCCCCCCCcaaaaaaagtaaaaaaaagtgacgtcacaatttcTCTATTCACTCACTTTGAGCAGAACGCGTTCCAACGTGAGCTCCTTCGAAAACGTCACGCTCACCTTGGCAGCGTACGCCGCCTCGTCCTGATTGTCGACGAGCACGCGCAGAGAAATCGAAGCGTCCAGGCCGAGCGACACGAAAGTAATCCTGCACGTAAAGATCCaaaatagagagagagagagagagagagagagagaacaagACAGACGGACTCTTTTTGCGTCGCGCTGCTGGTCACTGTAACGCCCTTCAAGCGCAAATCCGGAACGCAAATAAAATCCTGACGACAGCCGCGGAGAAGGTAAGCCTATAAAGACTCAtacaaatacaaaaaaaaaaattgcgtcgcgacgaacgcgtaCGGATTCGGAGACGCCGAGAGGCGAATTATCGGCATTCTTTTGAAGAACAGACGGAAGCGCTCGTATGAAGGGATTGCCTCCGGACGTCGGTAATTTCGGCTCGGGAGGAAGACGATACGTGACGTCGACCGTCACCGGGGTAACCAGTTTCGTGATTTGGCTCTGCGCCGGAGAGAATTGTTTTGGGAATAGGAGATCTTATTATTGCTCTCACTCGCAATGTGAGACTGAATGTCTTGCAGGCCGGTACGGTGATCGTGCCGCTTTTCTTCGCCAAATTCGCCGTGTCGTTGAACCACGCTCGCGGAATGAAGCCGCGATCGCTTTGCACTTTATCCACTTCGATATCATAATTGACGtctagagaaaagaaataattaatcaagatCTTATTCCCTGGGGCGTACTCAGATTCGATTCGCCGATGATTCTCGCGTCGCGAAGACACAACTTGGCCTCAAAGCTGAAACGAAACACCGGCGCGCGTCAAACAGCAATAAATCGAGAATTCCACAACAGAAGAAGTCTTACTCAGTTATATTGGGATAATTGAGAAACTGGGGCGAGAGGTCGAGCGTAGCAACGATTACGGCAACGGGCTTCGATCGAAGCACAACGGCTTTCTCGGACCGAAACGCTCCAACAACAATATCTATAGTCAAtaactatatatatataatttagGTGGCGATTAACGTACCTTTATAGCTATTCCCgtccaaatcgacgccgcctgccagcgCAGCGCCGAAGCCGAGCATCGAAAAATTGAGGTTCAAGCTCGACGATGGAATAACCTAAACGAATGTCACTACTTACTCCCAAAggaacaagaagaaaaatcccCAAGTACTTgaagcggcgacgcgacgagtccgttcagcgacgtcgtgtAGAGATAAACGGTGGGATCGTCGGCGAAGGGAGCCCCAATGACgatatctaaagaaaaaaatataagTCCTAGGGAGGGGGTCGACGTCTCGAGATTCTCGCACCCGTAAAGCCGtccaaattgacgtcaccgaccGCTGCAATTGCGTAGCCGAACGTTCCACGAGCCAACGGTCCCGTTAGAACGCGATCAAGCATCAAGTCACTCTATAGGAATAAGAATAAGAATACGAATAAGAAATATTGATTGATGTTCTTTGTCTACTTTTTGCGTGTTGATGTACGTGTAGACTCGGCCTTGCTCTCGTAGTTCTCCCGTGTAGTAGGgagcgccgacgacgacgtcgtcgtatccGTCGCGATtcagatcgacgacgacgacggaatgaCCGAAATAAGCGCCCACCTCAAATAGAAATCAcacatctttttttttcttcttctcttgaaAACTCACTTCAAAGCCTGTtttcgaaagagaaactgaAACCGTTCCAGCCGCGGTGTACGAAAGTATGACGATCTGGTTAGAAGTAAGTATAGGATACAATTGACGgtgcgcttttcttttctacttACCCTGCCACGATAGTCGTCAGCACGCGGCACTCCAGCGATGTATTctacagagagaaaaagaagaaaacgcgtcaaCGCATCATAACAACGTCACTCTTTCGTACCATTCGTATTTCCGTGAAATTTAAAAGTGCCAAAGGCGACAGCATAGCCTGAAGGAAACAAgataaaattcaaaataaaaataggaATAATTTCTCATTTCTTACCCAAATAATCGAACTCTTTCGCTCCAATACGAGCCTTGGAGCTACCCACAACCTTGTACGTGTTGCTCGCGGAAATGTAATCGCTGAAGTCAATGATTTCCGAGTTCCCTAATGTCAAATTGGAGAGCGAAAATCGGAAATTTTATATAAATTCACCTTGCCAATTGTAAGANNNNNNNNNNNNNNNNNNNNNNNNNNNNNNNNNNNNNNNNNNNNNNNNNNNNNNNNNNNNNNNNNNNNNNNNNNNNNNNNNNNNNNNNNNNNNNNNNNNNNNNNNNNNNNNNNNNNNNNNNNNNNNNNNNNNNNNNNNNNNNNNNNNNNNNNNNNNNNNNNNNNNNNNNNNNNNNNNNNNNNNNNNNNNNNNNNNNNNNNCAGAGCGCCATACAGAGCACATTCtgagcacattatcaaatactgtacgtcagaaaagcgcctaattaggaaaataTTGaaatcatgcaagtatttacagtatgtaggtaggactgagctgtagtaCATGTAGCtacggctgtaatgaccacgtgaatatgtgacaacataaaaaattttgacgtcacactatggtatgcactcgcgtacggtaagcggtgggaggctctgcatgatggcaacacggtgaacaccgggccatcattctctagttataCCATTTTCCTTCGGCGTTGGCGTACGGAGCAACGCTGTAGCCGAAATACTTGGCGTCGGTCGGGTGGGCTCCCGAGCGCACGATCGGCGCTTGAGTGTCGATGTTGAACGCGCAGGCGCGCGAGAATGCTAGTAGCAGGAGCTGAACCAGTATCATCACTGTCCTTCGTAAAGGCTACAGATAAAATGTCGCTTGCCACTGCGCGCACGGTCGGCTGAACAGGATTTGACGCATTATCGCTTCCAATTCCAGCTACGCTTCCACGCGCTTC
This window contains:
- the LOC136194983 gene encoding integrin alpha-V-like; this translates as MLDRVLTGPLARGTFGYAIAAVGDVNLDGFTDIVIGAPFADDPTVYLYTTSLNGLVASPLQVIPSSSLNLNFSMLGFGAALAGGVDLDGNSYKDIVVGAFRSEKAVVLRSKPVAVIVATLDLSPQFLNYPNITDFEAKLCLRDARIIGESNLNVNYDIEVDKVQSDRGFIPRAWFNDTANLAKKSGTITVPACKTFSLTLRSQITKLVTPVTVDVTYRLPPEPKLPTSGGNPFIRALPSVLQKNADNSPLGVSESAYLLRGCRQDFICVPDLRLKGVTVTSSATQKEITFVSLGLDASISLRVLVDNQDEAAYAAKVSVTFSKELTLERVLLKTNLIVCSNETRDNNMIKYTCDIGNPLHTNQEADLTFVLLLAGLSLTTNEFSFTVEAQSTNPEKNTTLGDNTVVVTPPIQITKRADFGLQGTSKPSQVPIDPADPFGSGLTAPKTIEDAGRQVNISYFVRNRGPSPIPETIVSITWPQKTTDNRYLLYLTDVDVNGPAQCNAEELSLLNAGDLKEPTPSSNRGLIPTVKASSRGRREADQCGADGVYETACATFQCKVSGLSSGEKVEIRLRTRLFENTLLQDRIFLLNLSSVAVINFDSASDPVPFDTTGPKTLPKRMIVTTEIISAEKTVEEEEREPWVIPVVVVLSLLFLVLVIALMVWRGFFRRPAKEKLEEEKEELEHLNSKEKMIDVNGDGSEA